A genome region from Arachis duranensis cultivar V14167 chromosome 6, aradu.V14167.gnm2.J7QH, whole genome shotgun sequence includes the following:
- the LOC107494626 gene encoding uncharacterized protein LOC107494626, protein MRRDVFLRIVDALSNVYPYFQQRVDATGRRGLSPLQKCTAAIWMLAYGVAADAVDDYVRIGESTTIECLEKFVEGVISVFQDEYLRKPNPNDVQRLLQMAEDRGFPGMLGSIDCMHWQWKNCPKAWKGMYMSGYRGVATIVLEVVASSDLWIWHAFFGVCGSNNDINVLDRSPMFDVILNDRALEVNYTINGNNYTMGYYLADGIYPEWATFVKSISKPQGEKRKLFAQYQEGQRKDVERAFGVLQARFAIIRGPARFWEKKKLANIMRACIILHNMIVEDERDSYA, encoded by the coding sequence ATGAGAAGAGATGTGTTCCTTCGGATAGTAGACGCTCTCTCAAACGTCTATCCGTATTTCCAACAGCGGGTTGatgcaactggaagaagaggcttATCGCCACTTCAGAAATGTACCGCTGCGATATGGATGTTAGCATATGGCGTTGCAGCTGATGCTGTTGATGATTATGTGCGCATAGGCGAGAGCACTACAATCGAATGCTTggaaaaatttgttgaaggtgTCATTTCCGTGTTCCAGGATGAATACTTGCGAAAACCTAATCCAAATGACGTACAACGCCTGCTACAAATGGCGGAAGATCGTGGCTTCCCTGGCATGTTGGGTAGCATTGACTGCATGCATTGGCAATGGAAAAATTGTCCAAAGGCATGGAAAGGTATGTACATGAGTGGTTATCGTGGGGTTGCAACCATAGTACTTGAGGTTGTAGCATCTTCAGACCTTTGGATATGGCATGCGTTCTTTGGAGTTTGTGGTTCAAATAACGATATCAACGTGTTAGATCGTTCTCCAATGTTTGATGTTATTCTAAATGACCGTGCTCTGGAGGTAAATTATACTATTAATGGTAATAATTATACAATGGGATACTATTTAGCAGATGGTATTTATCCTGAATGGGCCACATTTGTCAAATCAATCTCAAAGCCACAAGGTGAAAAACGCAAGTTATTTGCACAATACCAAGAAGGGCAAAGAAAAGATGTGGAACGAGCATTCGGAGTGTTGCAAGCACGCTTTGCAATTATACGTGGTCCAGCTCGTTTTtgggaaaagaaaaagcttgcCAACATAATGAGAGCTTGTATTATATTGCATAATATGATTGTTGAGGATGAAAGAGACAGCTATGCATGA